In Archangium violaceum, the following are encoded in one genomic region:
- a CDS encoding TonB family protein: MAIPVRLKVFKGDVLVTSRDFERDIIKIGRLASAHLCLEDEKVSRIHAVIEVGADGGLFITDMGSIGGTHVNGRRVSKSRITFGDELQVGGTTLRLENPTEVAARNLASAVESAGPVEPPAPVATSTIPPQAVPVPAVAVPDAPSPVAVPRERRAVPRKARGPLGVGLRFLWGDRDVGEFFVAPGARKSFSVGSAAGVDFVMGDARLGAPRFEVLRTDGKGFTVCFTGRMKGELTRSGDTRDLRAVIESGLAAHEGEAYALALEMDDFLRVELGGVVLEVCFQPVPRPVVARLTDSLDTTLLNIFLVTFFLAGFFVISAANHDADAAGFADELARGQSRIAKLIVKPPEVQKNRLLQQLDAVKKEREVRREASRPREPEPRAEKPLKALPGPLLSTKGSKGKRMDAREVARGLLGGVNTANLFQGPGSSFASALGHVGSTRTSSAGNLGMLGLRSGPGGNGGGETVGLVGNAGLRGRSTGESDYGNGPARVGQKQGVTVGLAAEEPQVSNPLDRDLIRRVIQLNRSQVRYCYESLLNRYPALSGKVAVRFIISAEGSVASSEVSQSTAGNVELEKCVAGRVRGWVFPKLKGGGMVTVTYPFIFKAAGE, translated from the coding sequence ATGGCCATTCCTGTCAGACTCAAGGTCTTCAAGGGGGACGTGCTCGTCACGTCCCGGGATTTCGAGCGCGACATCATCAAGATCGGCCGCCTCGCGTCCGCGCACCTCTGTCTGGAGGACGAGAAGGTCAGCCGCATCCACGCCGTCATCGAGGTGGGAGCCGACGGCGGTCTGTTCATCACGGACATGGGCAGCATCGGGGGGACCCACGTCAATGGCAGACGGGTGAGCAAGAGTCGCATCACCTTCGGGGATGAGCTCCAGGTGGGCGGCACGACGCTCCGCCTGGAGAACCCCACGGAGGTGGCCGCGCGCAACCTCGCCTCCGCCGTCGAGAGTGCCGGGCCCGTTGAGCCACCGGCGCCAGTGGCCACGAGCACAATCCCGCCCCAGGCCGTGCCGGTTCCCGCGGTGGCGGTGCCCGACGCGCCTTCCCCCGTGGCCGTGCCGCGCGAGCGCCGGGCGGTGCCGCGCAAGGCCCGTGGACCGCTCGGGGTGGGCCTGCGCTTCCTCTGGGGAGACCGTGACGTGGGCGAGTTCTTCGTCGCTCCGGGTGCGCGCAAGAGCTTCAGCGTGGGCAGTGCCGCGGGCGTGGACTTCGTCATGGGGGATGCCCGGCTGGGCGCGCCCCGCTTCGAGGTGCTGCGCACCGACGGGAAGGGCTTCACCGTCTGCTTCACGGGGAGGATGAAGGGCGAGCTCACCCGGAGCGGGGACACGCGCGACCTGCGAGCGGTCATCGAGTCCGGGCTCGCCGCGCACGAGGGCGAGGCCTATGCCCTCGCGCTGGAGATGGACGACTTCCTCCGGGTGGAGCTCGGCGGCGTGGTGCTGGAGGTGTGCTTCCAGCCGGTGCCCCGTCCGGTGGTGGCGCGGCTGACGGACTCGCTGGACACCACCCTGCTCAACATCTTCCTGGTGACGTTCTTCCTCGCGGGCTTCTTCGTCATCAGCGCCGCCAACCACGACGCGGACGCGGCCGGGTTCGCGGATGAGCTCGCGAGAGGCCAGTCGCGCATCGCGAAGCTCATCGTCAAGCCGCCCGAGGTCCAGAAGAATCGGCTGCTCCAGCAGCTCGACGCGGTGAAGAAGGAGCGCGAGGTCCGGCGGGAGGCCAGCCGGCCACGCGAACCGGAGCCGCGGGCGGAGAAGCCCCTGAAGGCCCTACCGGGGCCGCTCCTCTCCACGAAGGGCTCGAAGGGGAAGCGGATGGATGCCCGCGAGGTCGCGCGGGGGCTGCTCGGCGGAGTGAATACCGCCAACCTCTTCCAGGGCCCGGGAAGCAGCTTCGCGAGCGCCCTGGGACACGTGGGCAGCACCCGGACCAGCAGCGCTGGCAACCTCGGCATGCTGGGGTTGCGCTCCGGTCCCGGCGGCAACGGGGGCGGCGAGACGGTCGGCCTCGTCGGCAACGCGGGACTCCGAGGCCGCTCCACGGGAGAGTCCGACTATGGCAACGGACCCGCGCGGGTGGGGCAGAAGCAGGGCGTGACGGTGGGCCTCGCCGCCGAGGAGCCACAAGTCTCCAATCCCCTGGACCGCGACCTCATCCGCCGGGTCATCCAGCTCAACCGCTCGCAGGTGCGCTACTGCTACGAGAGCCTGCTCAACCGCTACCCGGCGCTGTCCGGCAAGGTGGCCGTCCGCTTCATCATCTCGGCGGAGGGCTCGGTCGCCTCCTCGGAGGTGTCTCAGTCCACCGCGGGCAACGTCGAGCTGGAGAAGTGCGTGGCCGGCCGCGTGCGCGGGTGGGTGTTCCCCAAGCTCAAGGGGGGCGGGATGGTCACCGTGACGTACCCCTTCATCTTCAAGGCGGCGGGTGAGTAG
- a CDS encoding DUF6174 domain-containing protein, with the protein MNRRVSIGWCLGLLLTWGLVGCGSEQSQWSTEREAWNETHPEHYRYDYTVTGFAPGRGPWRIEVRGDEVVSVRYVGQGTAPTPGIDVDSAPTIDTLFQQVESGLNTSARVDVDYDPVHHFPKRAMFSSGEEGSGFICSEFTPLD; encoded by the coding sequence ATGAACAGGAGAGTGAGCATCGGGTGGTGTCTGGGTCTGCTGTTGACGTGGGGTCTGGTGGGCTGCGGGAGCGAGCAGTCGCAGTGGAGCACCGAGCGCGAGGCCTGGAACGAGACGCACCCCGAGCACTACCGCTACGACTACACGGTGACGGGCTTCGCGCCCGGGCGGGGGCCGTGGCGGATCGAGGTGCGGGGAGACGAGGTGGTGTCGGTGCGCTACGTCGGCCAGGGTACCGCGCCCACACCCGGCATCGACGTGGACAGCGCGCCCACCATCGACACCCTCTTCCAGCAGGTGGAGTCGGGCTTGAACACCTCCGCGCGGGTGGATGTGGACTACGACCCCGTCCACCATTTCCCGAAGCGGGCGATGTTCTCCTCGGGCGAGGAGGGCAGTGGCTTCATCTGTAGCGAGTTCACACCGCTGGATTGA
- a CDS encoding DUF3857 domain-containing protein, translated as MSPQRLLLLLSVLATLPAWGEAGLTLTEPPAWVEPTPVDTQRPLRAEDAVSGLHQLLSEEQVRVSPELTERFHRQVRRVASSRGVEEGSKLEVTFSNAHERLRLHGVWRTRDGVRTQILRAEDVKLLQQERGLDLGIYRDERTALAFLQDVRAGDLLEEAYTVENTHPLFKGHHLDSLVLASEVPVAHFVHRLLAPAGLKLHFKTHGTQEARPVERDVGGLREYRWEREDVPAFEPEQGIPSDLAEWPHVQVSSFGSWADVASWGLALMEGMPESPEVKARAESWRSLPTEEARFLAAVRFVQDEVRYLAIAIGPNTHQPHAPEQVLAQRFGDCKDKALLLTTLLRTLGIPAHVALVSAHRHGGVDHLLPSAWAFDHAIVRAQVAGRTEWVDATQTHRRGRLGARSPLPYGKALVLAPGTTALESIPQPAAEGPEVDTRYVLSVNDDGTGALAITSRHTREGADSLRSLLAGLSAEQLSTRQLEQYRPLFPKLKPEGTPRVVDDENTNTLTLEATYTLEDAWANGGLKVAAPQVGGQLALPRRTEGRSFPLEVDHPTHLRVRWEVHSDSLLNVASERHTVEGPASRMEMTVTSDLGGFTYQVEYRSLADRVAPDAMARHTEAVGKMGPLLGLSFAAPVGTVLSANVSTSDSFLLSREVSLALSAVFLLVLAVFGLGLPRRIREFVQKRRTRQQARRASPGDVRYLREREKREKEEEGARPILVDSLEQADQHIRKERCSCGGTFERVPDALQLRHTGSDGRNITVLRVRCTSCHAPQFLSFDVRPS; from the coding sequence ATGTCACCCCAGCGCCTGCTGCTGCTGCTGTCCGTCCTCGCCACGCTCCCCGCCTGGGGTGAGGCCGGCCTCACACTGACCGAGCCTCCCGCCTGGGTGGAGCCCACTCCGGTCGATACGCAGCGCCCGCTGCGCGCCGAGGACGCGGTCTCGGGCCTCCATCAGCTGCTGTCCGAGGAGCAGGTCCGCGTCTCGCCCGAGCTGACCGAGCGCTTCCACCGTCAGGTGCGGCGCGTGGCCAGCAGCCGGGGCGTGGAGGAGGGCTCCAAGCTCGAGGTCACCTTCTCCAACGCCCACGAGCGCCTGCGCCTGCACGGCGTCTGGCGCACCCGCGATGGCGTGCGCACCCAGATTCTCCGCGCCGAGGACGTGAAGCTGCTGCAGCAGGAGCGCGGGCTGGACCTGGGCATCTACCGCGACGAGCGCACCGCCCTCGCCTTCCTCCAGGACGTGCGCGCGGGGGACCTCCTCGAGGAGGCCTATACCGTGGAGAACACCCACCCGCTCTTCAAGGGACACCACCTGGACTCGCTCGTCCTCGCGAGCGAGGTGCCCGTGGCCCACTTCGTCCACCGGCTGCTCGCCCCGGCGGGACTGAAGCTCCACTTCAAGACCCATGGCACGCAGGAGGCCCGGCCCGTGGAGCGCGACGTGGGCGGACTGCGCGAGTACCGGTGGGAGCGCGAGGACGTGCCCGCCTTCGAGCCGGAGCAGGGAATCCCCTCGGACCTGGCGGAGTGGCCGCACGTCCAGGTGAGCAGCTTCGGGAGCTGGGCCGACGTGGCCTCCTGGGGCCTCGCGCTGATGGAGGGCATGCCGGAATCCCCCGAGGTGAAGGCGCGGGCCGAGTCCTGGCGCTCCCTGCCCACCGAGGAGGCGCGCTTCCTCGCGGCGGTGCGCTTCGTCCAGGACGAGGTGCGCTACCTGGCGATCGCCATCGGCCCCAACACCCACCAGCCCCACGCGCCGGAGCAGGTGCTCGCCCAGCGCTTCGGCGACTGCAAGGACAAGGCGCTCCTGCTCACCACCCTGCTGCGCACGCTGGGCATTCCCGCGCACGTGGCCCTGGTGAGCGCCCACCGGCACGGCGGTGTGGACCACCTGCTCCCCTCGGCCTGGGCCTTCGACCACGCCATCGTGCGCGCCCAGGTGGCCGGACGCACCGAGTGGGTGGATGCCACCCAGACGCATCGGCGCGGGCGGCTCGGCGCGCGGAGCCCGCTCCCCTACGGGAAGGCGCTCGTGCTCGCTCCCGGCACCACCGCCCTGGAGTCCATTCCCCAGCCCGCCGCCGAGGGGCCGGAGGTGGACACGCGCTACGTGCTCTCCGTGAACGACGACGGCACCGGGGCACTCGCCATCACCAGCCGCCACACGCGCGAGGGAGCGGACAGCCTCCGCTCGTTGCTGGCGGGACTGTCGGCGGAGCAGCTCTCCACCCGGCAGCTCGAGCAATACCGCCCCCTCTTCCCCAAGCTGAAGCCCGAGGGCACTCCGCGCGTGGTGGATGACGAGAACACCAACACGTTGACGCTGGAGGCGACGTACACCCTCGAGGACGCCTGGGCCAACGGTGGCCTGAAGGTCGCGGCCCCGCAGGTGGGCGGGCAGCTCGCCCTCCCCCGGCGCACCGAGGGGCGCTCCTTCCCCCTGGAAGTGGACCACCCCACCCACCTCCGCGTGCGCTGGGAGGTCCACTCCGATTCGCTGCTGAACGTGGCCTCGGAGCGGCACACGGTGGAGGGCCCCGCCTCCCGCATGGAGATGACGGTGACGTCCGACCTCGGCGGATTCACCTACCAGGTGGAGTACCGCAGCCTCGCGGACCGGGTGGCGCCGGACGCGATGGCCCGGCACACCGAAGCCGTGGGGAAGATGGGCCCCCTGCTCGGCCTGTCCTTCGCCGCGCCGGTGGGTACCGTGCTCTCCGCCAACGTCTCCACGTCCGACTCCTTCCTGCTCTCGCGCGAGGTCAGCCTCGCCCTCAGCGCGGTGTTCCTGCTGGTGCTGGCGGTCTTCGGGCTGGGCCTCCCCCGGCGCATCCGCGAATTCGTCCAGAAGCGCCGGACCCGGCAACAGGCCCGCCGGGCCTCACCGGGCGACGTGCGGTACCTGCGCGAGCGCGAGAAGCGCGAGAAGGAGGAGGAGGGAGCGCGCCCCATCCTCGTGGACAGCCTGGAGCAGGCCGATCAGCACATCCGCAAGGAGCGCTGCTCCTGCGGCGGTACCTTCGAGCGCGTGCCGGATGCCCTGCAACTGCGGCACACGGGGAGCGACGGCAGGAACATCACCGTCCTCCGCGTGCGCTGCACCTCCTGCCACGCGCCCCAGTTCCTCTCCTTCGACGTGCGGCCCAGCTGA
- a CDS encoding caspase family protein, giving the protein MTRRRWGTLLAAVVLLAASQGLAAPPVRRALVIAHNASDDPALPPLRYADDDGVLWTELLRRLGVETTLLVEPDAETRQTGAAVLASGVRPPTPEEVSRAVESLRGAIQADHATGRRTDVLLVYVGHGNTDEVGRAYFTVKGGRLDRTAFYAQLVDPLGADFVHVIVDACRASGVVGSRGQADAAVLAELRGTLEREQLAARPHVGALFAESDTGETHEWSRLRAGVFSHVVRSGLMGGADVNGDGAVEYSELAGFVAASLQGVKALPARLSVRAQAPARDPRRPLVGPSPEGPSLLLPAEFEHARISVEDEEGRRLADVRRAEGQPLALRLPVREAYWVRTPTAEARIALAQLGAGVPRLRPRELQERGPVEDALRRGLFSVAFDRSFYERYVSTSSFVPVDFVPGRVVPLDVPLAAFVPEPPSPWEVGAVVARTPLGLGGFTTGPSVALRTSAPYTLGVRVSYALSLLSLADVTLHRLSVQGLAGFQGPGRVGPFVEAAAGWSLIGVKFRGGLQGDPTVLSGHLSGGVVARMDSWRLRAAGFIGTDRITADGEEAWGATWGVELSLGH; this is encoded by the coding sequence ATGACTCGCCGCCGTTGGGGAACGTTGCTCGCGGCCGTGGTGCTGCTCGCCGCCTCCCAGGGCCTCGCCGCCCCGCCCGTGCGCCGCGCGCTCGTCATCGCGCACAACGCCAGCGATGACCCGGCCCTCCCTCCGCTGCGCTACGCGGACGACGACGGGGTGCTGTGGACGGAGCTGTTGCGGCGGCTGGGCGTGGAGACCACGCTGCTGGTGGAGCCCGACGCGGAGACGCGCCAGACGGGCGCCGCGGTGCTGGCGTCGGGAGTCCGGCCGCCCACGCCCGAGGAGGTGTCCCGGGCGGTGGAGTCCCTGCGCGGCGCCATCCAGGCGGACCACGCCACGGGGCGGCGGACGGACGTGCTGCTCGTCTACGTGGGGCATGGCAACACCGACGAGGTCGGCCGTGCCTACTTCACCGTGAAGGGCGGACGGCTGGACCGGACGGCCTTCTACGCGCAACTGGTGGACCCGCTCGGGGCGGACTTCGTCCACGTCATCGTGGATGCGTGCCGGGCCTCGGGCGTGGTGGGCAGCCGGGGACAGGCGGACGCGGCGGTGCTGGCGGAGCTGCGTGGAACGCTGGAGCGCGAGCAGCTCGCCGCGAGGCCCCACGTGGGCGCCCTCTTCGCCGAGAGCGACACCGGCGAGACGCACGAGTGGTCCCGCCTGCGCGCGGGCGTCTTCAGCCACGTGGTGCGCTCGGGGCTGATGGGAGGGGCGGACGTCAACGGGGATGGCGCGGTGGAGTACAGCGAGCTGGCCGGCTTCGTCGCCGCTTCGTTGCAGGGGGTGAAGGCGCTGCCCGCCCGGCTCTCCGTCCGTGCCCAGGCTCCCGCGCGCGATCCCCGGCGCCCGCTGGTGGGCCCTTCGCCCGAGGGGCCGAGCCTCCTGCTCCCGGCGGAGTTCGAGCATGCGCGCATCTCGGTGGAGGACGAGGAGGGCCGGAGGCTGGCGGACGTGCGGCGCGCCGAGGGACAGCCGCTCGCGCTGCGCCTGCCCGTCCGGGAGGCCTACTGGGTGCGCACGCCCACCGCCGAGGCCCGTATCGCGCTCGCGCAGCTCGGTGCTGGCGTGCCCCGGCTGCGTCCGCGCGAGCTGCAGGAGCGCGGGCCGGTGGAGGACGCCCTGCGGCGCGGGCTCTTCTCGGTGGCCTTCGACCGGAGCTTCTACGAGCGGTACGTGTCCACCTCGTCCTTCGTTCCGGTGGACTTCGTGCCGGGCAGGGTGGTGCCGTTGGACGTGCCCCTCGCCGCGTTCGTGCCGGAGCCCCCCTCTCCCTGGGAGGTGGGGGCCGTGGTCGCGCGGACGCCGCTCGGGCTCGGGGGCTTCACCACCGGGCCGAGCGTCGCCCTGCGCACCTCGGCGCCCTATACGTTGGGCGTGCGTGTCTCCTACGCCCTCTCGCTCCTGTCCCTGGCCGACGTGACCCTCCACCGGTTGTCCGTGCAGGGACTCGCGGGCTTCCAGGGTCCCGGGCGGGTGGGTCCGTTCGTGGAGGCCGCCGCGGGCTGGAGTCTGATCGGCGTGAAGTTCCGGGGAGGACTGCAGGGCGATCCCACCGTGCTGTCCGGCCACCTCTCGGGCGGCGTGGTGGCGCGCATGGACTCCTGGCGGTTGCGCGCGGCGGGCTTCATCGGCACGGACCGGATCACCGCGGATGGCGAGGAGGCGTGGGGCGCCACGTGGGGCGTGGAGCTGTCGCTCGGGCATTGA